A stretch of the Acidobacteriota bacterium genome encodes the following:
- a CDS encoding DUF1071 domain-containing protein: MSTNTSEQLQPLTAEPLAAPFTLRALAAIIADLSKPLKARHLKTRKQGGSDITFIEWHTAVKYLDLDAPGWSYNVRAVGLVGKLVTVTASISVPCAEGQVTREATGCEDLDAKGYGDPVSNSEAMALKRGASKFGLGLYLYSK, translated from the coding sequence ATGAGCACCAACACATCCGAACAACTTCAACCCCTCACCGCCGAGCCGCTGGCAGCACCGTTCACCCTGCGCGCGCTGGCGGCGATCATCGCGGACTTGTCCAAGCCTTTGAAGGCGCGCCATCTCAAGACGCGCAAACAGGGCGGTTCGGACATCACCTTCATCGAGTGGCACACCGCCGTGAAGTATCTCGACCTGGACGCGCCGGGCTGGTCATATAACGTGCGCGCGGTCGGGCTGGTAGGCAAACTGGTGACGGTGACGGCTTCGATCAGCGTGCCGTGCGCCGAAGGCCAGGTGACGCGCGAAGCCACGGGCTGCGAAGACCTGGACGCCAAAGGTTACGGCGATCCGGTCAGCAACAGTGAAGCGATGGCGCTCAAGCGCGGCGCGTCGAAGTTCGGGCTGGGGCTTTATCTCTACTCGAAATAA